In Deinococcus roseus, the following are encoded in one genomic region:
- a CDS encoding lysophospholipid acyltransferase family protein yields the protein MIPIPWMYDLTVFLSSLLVYPSGLKVIGKEKLPHTGRVIVAGNHVGNMDPFVITVAAKRRLRFLSKKELFAHPIMKWYMLKVGNIPVDRQSKSDIASIRACIKALEEEEGLGIFPQGTRGGSQVMGGVALIALKGKAPIMPVYVEKKGKWIVRFGELIPPEGTMQELTQKLAVALENLKQL from the coding sequence TTGATTCCCATTCCCTGGATGTATGACCTGACGGTGTTTCTGTCCAGCCTGCTGGTTTACCCCTCTGGACTGAAAGTGATTGGCAAGGAAAAGCTGCCCCACACCGGGCGGGTGATTGTGGCTGGAAACCATGTGGGCAACATGGATCCTTTTGTGATCACAGTGGCAGCCAAAAGACGACTGCGTTTCCTGTCCAAAAAAGAGCTGTTTGCCCACCCCATCATGAAGTGGTACATGCTCAAGGTGGGCAACATTCCTGTGGACCGGCAAAGCAAAAGCGACATCGCTTCGATCCGCGCTTGCATCAAGGCCCTGGAAGAGGAAGAAGGGTTGGGGATTTTCCCACAGGGCACCCGGGGGGGTTCCCAGGTGATGGGTGGGGTGGCCCTGATTGCCCTGAAGGGCAAAGCCCCCATCATGCCGGTCTATGTGGAGAAGAAAGGCAAGTGGATTGTGCGTTTCGGAGAGCTGATTCCACCCGAAGGCACCATGCAGGAGCTGACCCAGAAACTTGCAGTGGCGCTGGAAAATTTGAAGCAACTGTAG
- the cmk gene encoding (d)CMP kinase has translation MTVIITIDGIAASGKSSVASRVASKLKVPYISSGYLYRAVTYLVYVTQTDPADQDAIVAVLQTHPLTLIPRPEENEVWQGEENYTPFLHTTEVDLTVSEIAQHPKVRTWVTEQLKDLPPPFVAEGRDMGTAVFPHARHKFYLIASPRVRAQRRAKERPEDLESIQAALEMRDREDRVQSRPAEDAHVVETSDMTLEQVVEHILKGVYLDSHSLDV, from the coding sequence GTGACTGTGATCATCACCATCGACGGCATTGCGGCCAGCGGAAAATCCAGCGTGGCATCGCGCGTTGCCAGCAAATTGAAGGTCCCCTACATCAGCAGCGGTTATCTATACAGAGCCGTGACCTACCTGGTGTACGTGACCCAGACCGATCCTGCCGATCAGGATGCCATTGTGGCGGTCTTGCAAACCCATCCCCTCACCCTGATTCCCAGACCCGAAGAAAACGAAGTCTGGCAGGGAGAAGAAAACTATACACCCTTCTTGCACACCACCGAGGTGGACCTGACGGTCAGTGAGATTGCCCAGCATCCCAAAGTGCGGACCTGGGTGACCGAGCAACTCAAAGATTTGCCCCCGCCTTTTGTGGCCGAGGGCAGAGACATGGGCACTGCGGTTTTTCCTCATGCCAGACACAAGTTTTATCTGATAGCCAGCCCACGGGTGCGGGCACAACGCAGGGCAAAGGAACGCCCTGAAGACCTGGAGAGCATTCAGGCCGCCCTGGAAATGCGAGACCGCGAAGACCGGGTGCAATCCAGACCTGCCGAAGATGCCCATGTTGTGGAAACCAGCGACATGACCCTGGAGCAAGTGGTGGAGCACATTTTGAAAGGAGTTTACCTTGATTCCCATTCCCTGGATGTATGA
- a CDS encoding peptidylprolyl isomerase: MKSKWLLCAMVLTASLVACKPKDDTTDSSTSQTTETPETKPTETKPAETTPTVTAAEVLKGYTQEKALSEKPIRSFKEEPDRILKDNTDYVAKIETTQGDIVMDLFEEDTPASVNSFVFLALNHYYDGIKFHRVIDGFVVQGGDPNTLQEDRNTWGQGGPGYQFGLEVRSNLNFDEKGILGMARAQDPNSNGSQFYITLAPATSLNGQYTVFGKVLSGLDVLDKIKKYEAPAEGEPDSMKTVSIYTKSK, encoded by the coding sequence ATGAAATCCAAATGGTTGCTTTGTGCAATGGTCCTCACTGCATCTCTGGTGGCATGCAAACCCAAAGATGACACCACCGATTCCAGCACCTCCCAGACCACCGAAACCCCGGAAACCAAGCCCACCGAGACCAAGCCAGCAGAAACCACCCCCACAGTCACTGCAGCGGAAGTCCTCAAGGGCTACACCCAGGAAAAAGCCCTGAGTGAAAAGCCCATCCGTTCTTTCAAGGAAGAACCCGACCGCATCCTCAAGGACAACACCGATTACGTGGCCAAAATTGAAACCACCCAGGGGGACATCGTGATGGACCTCTTCGAGGAAGACACCCCTGCCTCGGTGAATTCCTTTGTGTTTCTGGCCCTCAACCACTACTACGATGGCATCAAATTCCACCGGGTGATCGACGGATTTGTGGTGCAGGGCGGAGACCCCAACACGTTGCAAGAAGACCGCAACACCTGGGGCCAGGGCGGACCGGGTTACCAGTTTGGTCTGGAAGTGCGTTCCAACCTCAACTTCGATGAGAAGGGCATTCTGGGCATGGCCCGTGCCCAGGATCCCAACAGCAACGGCAGTCAGTTTTACATCACGCTGGCTCCTGCCACATCCCTGAACGGTCAATACACGGTTTTTGGAAAAGTGCTGTCTGGTCTCGATGTGCTGGACAAAATCAAAAAGTATGAAGCCCCTGCTGAAGGCGAACCCGACAGCATGAAGACCGTTTCGATCTATACTAAGAGCAAGTAA
- a CDS encoding glyoxalase — protein MITGLDHVLIPAPRNSEAAVRAFYGGILGLMELEKPAPLQGRGGVWFGLPDGRQIHVGSEDPFVPQKKAHPCFRTADLEQVKRHFEQHHLAYTLDDTLEVPRIFTTDPWGNRLEVVQGQHHSTLK, from the coding sequence ATGATCACCGGACTGGACCATGTGTTGATTCCCGCTCCCAGAAACAGCGAAGCGGCCGTGAGGGCTTTTTATGGTGGAATTCTGGGCCTGATGGAGCTGGAAAAACCTGCACCCTTGCAGGGCCGTGGAGGGGTGTGGTTTGGCCTTCCAGATGGACGGCAAATTCACGTTGGCAGTGAAGATCCCTTTGTGCCTCAGAAAAAAGCCCATCCCTGCTTCAGAACAGCAGACCTGGAGCAGGTCAAGCGCCATTTTGAACAACATCATCTGGCCTACACCCTGGACGATACCCTGGAGGTGCCCCGGATTTTCACCACCGATCCCTGGGGAAACCGCCTTGAAGTGGTGCAGGGCCAGCACCACAGCACCCTCAAATGA
- a CDS encoding peptidylprolyl isomerase, giving the protein MSDIYIPQGYALTPELSSERKTRFNQAPELGDGIEPGKQYKAVFETNKGRLVIDLYADQVPVTVNNFVYLLRNHYYDGIVFHRVLEDFMAQTGDPTGTGSGGPGYNFEDEFDRDLRHRGKGVLSMANRGPNTNGSQLFITFVDTPWLDGKHAVFGRVSEGLDVLDRLQRIDPMRPSKEIQPDVIEKAYVVEKSS; this is encoded by the coding sequence ATGAGTGACATTTACATTCCCCAGGGTTATGCCCTCACCCCTGAGCTGTCCAGCGAGCGCAAAACCCGATTCAACCAGGCCCCCGAACTCGGGGATGGCATCGAGCCCGGCAAGCAGTACAAGGCCGTTTTTGAAACCAACAAAGGCCGTCTGGTGATTGACCTGTACGCAGATCAGGTCCCTGTCACGGTCAACAACTTCGTGTACCTGCTGCGCAACCATTACTACGACGGCATCGTGTTCCACCGGGTGCTGGAAGACTTCATGGCCCAGACCGGAGATCCCACTGGAACCGGCAGCGGTGGCCCTGGCTACAACTTCGAAGACGAGTTTGACCGTGACCTGCGCCACCGCGGCAAAGGGGTGCTCAGCATGGCCAACCGGGGTCCCAACACCAACGGCTCCCAGCTGTTCATCACCTTTGTGGACACCCCCTGGCTGGACGGCAAACACGCCGTCTTTGGTCGGGTTTCCGAAGGTCTGGATGTGCTGGACAGACTGCAGCGCATCGATCCCATGCGTCCTTCCAAGGAAATCCAACCCGATGTCATTGAAAAAGCCTACGTGGTGGAAAAAAGCAGCTGA
- a CDS encoding ammonium transporter, with protein MKHTKRKGGYAGTMTRLLPLLVLLSGPALAASGKIDSGDTAWVLASSALVLLMTPGLALFYGGLVSTRSVLNTMMMSFAAIAIVSVLWIFFGYSLAFGEGSWIGNLSHAGLAGLDNQVWGTIPEYVFVLFQTGFAIITPALISGAVVERMRFGAYLLFITLWSILVYIPLVHWLWTPNGWLAKLGVLDFAGGLPIEVACGFSGLIAAMMVGGRFGWPRRAVLPHNMVYVLLGVGLLWFGWLGFNAGSALTAGESAGRAITATNAAGASAMLSWMLWEYVHSKRATVLGAATGSIAGLVAVTPAAGFISPLAALLLGFLATTVSFWILAYKHKLKFDDSLDVFAVHGMGGVVGILFTGLFAFTTGQGKDPLTQFGVQALGLIFTVAFCAGLTFVSMKLTQIFIPLRVDVHEESIGVDLALHQESGYNNDDFGFSTQDTSNLAAPVLISSD; from the coding sequence ATGAAGCACACAAAACGCAAAGGCGGTTACGCTGGAACCATGACGCGCCTTCTTCCCCTGTTGGTGTTGCTCAGCGGCCCTGCCCTGGCTGCAAGCGGCAAGATAGACTCGGGAGACACCGCATGGGTACTTGCCTCAAGTGCCCTGGTGCTCCTGATGACCCCCGGACTGGCCCTCTTTTACGGAGGTCTGGTCTCCACCCGCAGCGTTCTCAACACCATGATGATGAGCTTCGCCGCCATTGCCATTGTGTCGGTGCTGTGGATTTTCTTCGGCTACTCCCTGGCTTTTGGTGAGGGAAGCTGGATCGGCAACCTTTCCCATGCCGGTCTGGCAGGCCTGGACAACCAGGTCTGGGGCACCATCCCCGAATATGTCTTTGTGCTGTTTCAGACAGGTTTTGCCATCATCACCCCGGCCTTGATCAGCGGTGCAGTGGTGGAAAGGATGCGTTTCGGAGCCTACCTGCTGTTCATCACCCTTTGGAGCATTCTGGTGTACATCCCCCTGGTGCACTGGCTGTGGACCCCAAACGGCTGGCTGGCCAAACTGGGTGTGCTGGACTTCGCCGGAGGCCTCCCCATCGAGGTGGCCTGCGGATTCTCTGGCCTGATTGCCGCCATGATGGTGGGTGGGCGTTTTGGCTGGCCCCGCCGTGCTGTGCTTCCCCACAACATGGTTTATGTGCTGCTGGGTGTGGGCCTCCTGTGGTTCGGCTGGCTGGGCTTCAATGCAGGGTCTGCCCTCACTGCTGGAGAAAGCGCAGGACGGGCCATCACCGCCACCAATGCCGCTGGCGCTTCAGCCATGCTGAGCTGGATGCTGTGGGAATACGTGCACTCCAAACGCGCTACCGTGCTGGGTGCGGCCACCGGAAGCATTGCAGGCCTCGTCGCTGTAACACCTGCTGCGGGCTTCATCAGCCCTCTGGCTGCCCTCCTGCTAGGCTTCCTGGCCACCACCGTGTCCTTCTGGATTCTGGCCTACAAGCACAAACTGAAATTCGATGATTCCCTTGACGTGTTCGCCGTGCACGGCATGGGCGGCGTGGTGGGCATCCTGTTCACCGGTCTGTTCGCTTTCACCACCGGGCAGGGCAAAGACCCCCTCACCCAGTTTGGGGTTCAAGCCCTTGGATTGATCTTCACTGTGGCCTTCTGTGCGGGCCTCACTTTTGTGAGCATGAAACTCACCCAGATTTTCATTCCCCTGCGGGTGGATGTGCATGAAGAGAGCATTGGGGTGGACCTGGCCCTCCACCAGGAATCCGGTTACAACAACGATGACTTTGGTTTTTCCACCCAGGACACCAGCAACCTGGCGGCTCCGGTGCTGATCTCCTCGGACTGA
- a CDS encoding cobyric acid synthase yields MHKKPLKTIMLMGCTSDAGKSFLTAALCRHYANLGYQVRPFKAQNMSNFAAVTRDGLEIGRAQYLQALAARVLPDVRMNPVLLKPMADTRSAVVVMGKPDPEISALPWFDRKPRLWGVVQEALHSLQQEAEILIIEGAGSPAEINLKKSDIVNMRVAKEAQAEVYLIADIDKGGAFAHLLGTWMCLDEEERSLVKGFILNKFRGDKTLLREAPMWLEQQTGIPVVAIVDMLPNKLPEEDTLHYRAEPRFGVKNIALLCYPYASNLDEFDPLVHQSGVQVVPLRDLQNLEVYDALILPGSRNTAESLRWLDQTGWKVQVQQFASTGKPVLGICGGMQLLGRRLLDPHNIESGDAEGLGLLEVETTLDPDKTTLQTCIPYLDGEVSGYEIHHGITRNLGATPWLPHELGWQQGNVRGAYLHGLFENRLFVQEFLNILQLQAEVPDWSGELEQELNRIAEQAIKTSGWEGFLS; encoded by the coding sequence ATGCACAAAAAACCCCTGAAAACCATCATGCTGATGGGATGCACCTCAGATGCGGGCAAGTCGTTTCTGACGGCGGCCCTGTGCAGGCACTATGCCAACCTGGGTTACCAGGTGCGCCCTTTCAAAGCCCAGAACATGAGCAATTTTGCTGCTGTGACGCGGGATGGACTGGAGATCGGGCGGGCACAGTACCTGCAGGCGCTGGCAGCGAGGGTTTTGCCAGATGTGCGGATGAATCCGGTGCTCCTCAAACCCATGGCAGACACCCGCAGTGCCGTGGTGGTTATGGGCAAGCCTGATCCTGAAATTTCTGCTTTGCCCTGGTTTGACCGCAAACCCAGGCTCTGGGGTGTGGTGCAGGAAGCCCTGCACAGCCTGCAGCAGGAAGCTGAAATCCTGATCATTGAGGGGGCGGGAAGCCCGGCAGAGATCAACCTCAAAAAGAGCGACATCGTGAACATGCGGGTGGCAAAAGAAGCCCAGGCAGAGGTGTACCTGATTGCAGACATAGACAAAGGAGGCGCTTTTGCGCATTTGCTGGGCACCTGGATGTGCCTGGATGAGGAAGAACGGTCTCTGGTCAAAGGCTTCATCCTCAACAAATTCCGGGGAGACAAAACCCTCCTCAGGGAAGCCCCGATGTGGCTTGAACAGCAAACCGGGATTCCTGTGGTGGCCATTGTGGACATGCTGCCCAACAAACTTCCTGAAGAAGACACCCTGCATTACCGGGCAGAACCCAGGTTCGGGGTGAAAAACATTGCGCTGCTGTGTTATCCCTATGCCAGCAACCTGGATGAGTTTGATCCGCTGGTGCACCAGTCCGGGGTGCAGGTGGTGCCGCTCAGGGACCTGCAAAACCTGGAGGTTTACGATGCCCTGATTTTGCCGGGCTCACGCAACACCGCAGAATCCCTGCGCTGGCTGGACCAGACCGGCTGGAAAGTGCAGGTTCAGCAATTTGCATCCACAGGGAAACCTGTTCTGGGCATTTGTGGAGGCATGCAATTGCTGGGCCGCCGCTTGCTGGACCCCCACAACATTGAAAGCGGAGATGCAGAAGGTCTGGGTCTGCTGGAAGTGGAAACCACCCTGGACCCGGACAAGACCACCCTGCAAACCTGCATCCCTTATCTGGATGGTGAGGTCTCAGGTTATGAGATTCACCATGGCATCACCCGCAACCTGGGAGCCACCCCCTGGTTGCCCCATGAACTGGGATGGCAGCAGGGAAACGTCAGGGGGGCTTACCTGCATGGTCTCTTTGAAAACCGGCTTTTTGTTCAGGAATTTCTGAACATCCTGCAGCTTCAGGCCGAAGTGCCAGATTGGAGTGGTGAATTGGAGCAGGAACTCAACAGAATTGCAGAACAGGCAATCAAAACCTCTGGCTGGGAAGGCTTTTTGTCCTGA
- a CDS encoding pyridoxal phosphate-dependent aminotransferase has translation MFPLIPKALHGGKQAEDQPLDFSVNSNPLGPNPVLLQAWKAADLTEYPEPTYLHTRTVLAHWHQVRPEQVVLGVGASELMYRICFALLRPGDEVLSVGAPFGEFARAVELCRGKLQVTDRLNPQLKPVKLLYLSNPHNPTGHFWEDLQPLLDQAEHVLLDEAYLPFLGIHPTALPERVIRLQSPGKVHGVVGMRLAYALCSEPIAQQLSNLQSAWHLPASLDVALRSLPVAQDFVQQTLPVVQKAAAQLAVALKVQPQGLPFMLFPAPETPRLNAFLLERGIRVRDCASYGFPDHIRVSTQLEKDAFLLQGLRDFYGLQHF, from the coding sequence ATGTTTCCGCTGATCCCAAAAGCCCTCCACGGGGGCAAACAAGCCGAAGATCAGCCGCTGGATTTCTCGGTGAACAGCAATCCTCTGGGACCCAATCCAGTGTTGCTGCAGGCCTGGAAAGCCGCAGACCTGACCGAATATCCAGAGCCCACCTACCTGCACACCCGCACCGTTCTGGCCCACTGGCATCAGGTCAGACCAGAACAGGTGGTGCTGGGAGTGGGGGCCAGCGAACTGATGTACCGCATCTGTTTTGCCCTGCTCCGTCCTGGAGATGAAGTGCTGTCTGTGGGTGCGCCTTTTGGAGAATTTGCCCGTGCAGTGGAGTTGTGCAGAGGCAAGCTGCAGGTCACAGACCGCCTGAACCCACAGCTCAAACCAGTGAAATTGCTTTACCTCTCCAACCCCCACAACCCAACAGGGCATTTCTGGGAAGACCTGCAACCCTTGCTGGATCAGGCAGAGCATGTGTTGCTGGATGAAGCTTACCTGCCTTTTCTGGGCATCCATCCAACAGCACTTCCCGAGCGGGTGATCCGACTGCAATCTCCAGGGAAGGTGCATGGGGTGGTGGGGATGCGCCTGGCTTATGCCCTGTGCAGCGAACCCATCGCCCAGCAGTTGAGCAACCTGCAGAGTGCGTGGCATTTGCCCGCCAGTCTGGATGTGGCCCTCAGGAGCCTGCCTGTGGCCCAGGATTTTGTGCAGCAGACCCTGCCTGTGGTGCAAAAAGCTGCAGCACAACTGGCTGTTGCCCTGAAGGTCCAGCCTCAGGGTTTGCCTTTCATGCTCTTTCCAGCCCCTGAAACCCCCAGACTGAATGCTTTTCTGCTGGAAAGGGGAATCCGGGTCAGGGACTGTGCCAGTTATGGTTTTCCTGATCACATCCGGGTCAGCACCCAGCTTGAAAAGGATGCATTTTTGCTGCAAGGCCTGCGTGACTTTTATGGCCTGCAGCACTTTTGA
- the cbiB gene encoding adenosylcobinamide-phosphate synthase CbiB, whose product MALFSGLTILLAFGLDHLGEPPSKLHPVVWMGNYLQLARRVLKKGFLPGLLGWGVGAGLVVLVALVVQILLQLFPTGIQLLLLTLCLKPLMAWKALKQAGEKVLDAPTLPEARQELSWHLVSRNTSELSESEVMGAAMESVAENLSDSLVAPLFWFLVGGLPMVAFYRFCNTADAMWGYRSLELEHFGKVAARMDDVLNLIPARLTGGLICAVGKSERAFQTMLRDAQMTPSPNSGYPMAALAGLLGVKLSKRETYVLGAEFREPERKDLQETLSVLHRVAWVAVALLAVVACFR is encoded by the coding sequence GTGGCTCTGTTTTCTGGCCTGACCATCCTGCTGGCTTTTGGGCTGGACCATCTGGGAGAACCCCCCAGCAAACTTCACCCGGTGGTCTGGATGGGCAATTATTTGCAACTGGCCCGCAGGGTTTTGAAGAAGGGCTTCTTGCCCGGTTTGCTGGGCTGGGGTGTGGGTGCTGGACTGGTGGTGCTGGTTGCTCTTGTGGTTCAGATTCTGCTTCAGCTTTTTCCCACAGGAATCCAGTTGCTCTTGCTGACCCTGTGCCTGAAACCCCTGATGGCCTGGAAAGCCCTGAAACAGGCAGGAGAAAAAGTGCTGGATGCCCCCACCTTGCCAGAGGCCAGACAGGAACTCTCCTGGCATCTGGTGAGCCGCAACACCTCAGAACTGTCTGAAAGTGAAGTGATGGGTGCAGCCATGGAATCCGTGGCCGAAAACCTCTCGGATTCTCTGGTGGCCCCACTGTTCTGGTTTCTGGTGGGAGGGTTGCCCATGGTGGCCTTCTACCGTTTTTGCAACACAGCAGATGCCATGTGGGGTTACCGCAGCCTGGAACTGGAACATTTTGGTAAGGTGGCGGCCCGCATGGATGATGTGCTCAACCTGATTCCTGCCCGGCTGACCGGCGGGCTGATCTGTGCGGTGGGCAAGTCTGAGCGGGCTTTCCAAACCATGTTGCGGGATGCCCAGATGACCCCCAGCCCCAACTCGGGGTATCCGATGGCAGCCCTGGCCGGTCTGCTGGGGGTCAAACTCAGCAAACGGGAAACCTATGTGCTGGGAGCAGAATTCAGGGAACCTGAGCGCAAAGATCTGCAGGAAACGCTGTCTGTCCTCCATCGGGTGGCCTGGGTGGCTGTGGCTTTACTGGCTGTGGTGGCATGTTTCCGCTGA
- a CDS encoding DUF4345 family protein → MRTLLFLGVALVYVLITVQVIRKPSSVMQDLGLRFDNINGLSEFHAIYVGVWSVTAAMLIYAAFLPHERPVAIFAALMVLAQPMGRIVALFRGGAPRGKMQLMFILETIGGLWLCFLA, encoded by the coding sequence ATGCGCACGTTGCTTTTCCTCGGGGTGGCCCTGGTCTATGTCCTGATCACGGTGCAGGTGATCAGGAAGCCTTCCAGCGTGATGCAGGACCTGGGCCTCAGGTTTGACAACATAAATGGCCTGAGTGAATTTCACGCCATTTATGTGGGGGTGTGGTCGGTCACTGCAGCCATGCTGATTTATGCGGCTTTTTTGCCCCATGAAAGACCTGTGGCCATTTTTGCTGCCCTGATGGTGCTGGCCCAGCCCATGGGGCGCATTGTGGCTTTGTTTCGGGGTGGGGCACCCCGGGGAAAAATGCAGCTGATGTTCATTCTGGAAACCATTGGGGGATTGTGGCTCTGTTTTCTGGCCTGA
- the cobO gene encoding cob(I)yrinic acid a,c-diamide adenosyltransferase gives MSSQPHTTKPYEKPQGERRGLLIINTGNGKGKTTAALGLLVRAQGRGLRTRLLQFIKHESANFGEHRSLKTLGIPFAGLGDGFSWTSKDLDRSKEMAQMGWQEAKEAMLSDQYDLIVLDEVTYPINWGWIDVQDVLATLKARPKMLHVVLTGRNAPAALIEMADTVTEMTPIKHAFEAGIPAQKGIEH, from the coding sequence ATGAGCAGCCAGCCTCACACCACCAAACCTTACGAGAAACCCCAGGGAGAGCGCCGGGGTCTGCTGATCATCAACACTGGAAATGGCAAGGGCAAGACCACTGCTGCGCTGGGCCTGCTGGTGCGTGCCCAGGGTCGCGGTCTGAGAACCCGCCTGCTGCAGTTCATCAAGCATGAAAGTGCGAATTTTGGAGAGCACCGCAGCCTGAAAACGCTGGGCATTCCTTTTGCAGGGCTGGGAGATGGGTTCTCCTGGACCAGCAAGGACCTGGACCGCAGCAAAGAGATGGCGCAGATGGGCTGGCAGGAGGCAAAAGAGGCCATGCTGTCTGACCAGTATGACCTGATTGTGCTGGATGAGGTGACCTATCCCATCAACTGGGGCTGGATTGATGTGCAGGATGTCCTGGCCACCCTGAAAGCCCGTCCGAAGATGCTGCATGTGGTGCTCACGGGTCGCAATGCCCCTGCTGCACTGATCGAAATGGCTGATACAGTCACCGAGATGACCCCCATCAAGCATGCCTTTGAGGCTGGAATCCCTGCCCAGAAAGGGATTGAGCACTAA
- a CDS encoding adenosylcobinamide amidohydrolase, with protein MQSLETEQVCLTLKPSSLILDFLEPRTVLSSAPFNGGLTRARYVLNRTVGMDFCPVDVQQAVREEIRAVNLPPEQTVCCLTAVDVWKFGEGRAEEQGINVTAFVTAGLGNLSAPGLTPVSDHKPGTINTIVCIEAHLPDAALVEAVQMVTEVKARVLQGRETREGFPGTGTSTDTVTVVMLGGKEEKYSGAVTPVGRAVARAFEDAFREAIK; from the coding sequence ATGCAGAGTCTGGAAACCGAGCAGGTCTGTCTGACCCTCAAACCCTCAAGCCTCATTCTGGATTTTCTGGAGCCCAGAACCGTCCTGTCCAGTGCCCCTTTCAATGGTGGCCTGACCCGCGCAAGGTATGTGCTGAACCGCACGGTGGGGATGGATTTCTGCCCTGTTGATGTTCAACAGGCGGTGCGTGAAGAAATCAGGGCGGTGAACCTGCCTCCCGAACAGACGGTGTGCTGCCTGACTGCAGTGGACGTCTGGAAATTTGGAGAGGGCAGGGCAGAGGAGCAGGGCATCAACGTCACGGCTTTTGTGACGGCGGGACTGGGCAACCTGAGTGCTCCAGGGCTGACCCCAGTCAGTGATCACAAACCAGGAACCATCAACACCATTGTGTGCATCGAGGCCCACCTGCCGGATGCTGCCCTGGTAGAAGCCGTGCAGATGGTCACCGAGGTCAAAGCCCGTGTGCTGCAGGGCCGTGAAACCCGTGAAGGTTTTCCTGGCACCGGAACCAGCACCGACACCGTGACCGTGGTGATGCTGGGAGGCAAAGAAGAGAAATACTCGGGTGCCGTGACCCCGGTGGGCCGTGCAGTGGCCCGTGCCTTTGAAGATGCTTTCAGAGAGGCGATCAAATGA
- a CDS encoding adenosylcobinamide-GDP ribazoletransferase — protein MLRYAHLALTFLTTLPLPDVGEVREGEFKKASGFYPLAGYAVGLVLFLVLLLGQFFPAGVSGALALTAWLWITGMLHFDGLVDAGDALLVMKSPQKRLEILKDVHIGAFGLAVAVVALLFKWSLLTELHGHKWTTLFPLVLVPAIARFSVLIPMNLFPAAREESLGARSREGWWQMGLLLILPVLVFPGGWWMLLAGMLSALLVARFAAGRLGGGINGDVYGAIIECTEIAVLLLWVLVSGGHK, from the coding sequence ATGTTGCGTTACGCCCACCTCGCCCTGACTTTCCTGACCACCCTGCCTCTCCCAGACGTGGGTGAGGTCAGGGAAGGAGAATTCAAGAAAGCCAGTGGATTCTATCCTCTGGCCGGTTATGCTGTGGGTCTGGTCCTGTTTCTGGTGCTGCTGCTGGGTCAGTTCTTTCCTGCTGGTGTCAGTGGTGCCCTGGCCCTCACAGCATGGTTGTGGATCACCGGAATGCTGCACTTTGATGGTCTGGTGGATGCTGGAGACGCACTGCTGGTCATGAAATCCCCCCAGAAGCGCCTGGAAATCCTCAAAGATGTGCACATCGGGGCTTTTGGGCTGGCTGTTGCAGTGGTGGCTTTGCTGTTCAAATGGAGCCTGCTGACCGAACTGCATGGCCACAAATGGACCACACTTTTTCCATTGGTCCTTGTTCCAGCCATTGCCCGCTTTTCCGTATTGATCCCCATGAACCTGTTTCCTGCAGCCAGAGAAGAATCCCTGGGGGCCAGGTCCAGAGAAGGCTGGTGGCAGATGGGGCTCCTTTTGATCCTTCCAGTGCTGGTTTTTCCAGGTGGCTGGTGGATGCTGCTGGCTGGAATGCTGTCAGCCCTGCTGGTGGCCCGTTTTGCTGCAGGCAGGCTGGGAGGGGGCATCAATGGGGATGTGTATGGGGCCATCATCGAATGCACTGAAATTGCTGTGCTTCTTTTGTGGGTGCTGGTGTCAGGAGGACACAAATGA